The genome window GCCGTCGGCGCGGGCCGAGGCGTCGCCGTCGGAATCGGCGATGGCGTAATCGTCGGCGCCGGAGCCACCACAGGCGCGGGTGCGTCAGTCGGAGCGGTGACGGCGGTCGGCGCTGCCACCGGCGCCGTTGTCGGCGCGGGCGCTGCCGTGGGCTCCGTCTGCACAGGCGTCGCATCGCTGACGGCGGAAGTCGGCAGCGTCCCCGAAGTGGAGGCGGCCGCCGACGGAGCCTCAGGCTCCGCCGACGCCGTCTTGCCCGATAGGGTGTTCAGCCACTCTCGCCACTTGCCCTCACCTTGCAGCCCGCCGTTCTTGCGCAGGACAATCTCGCCCGAGGCGTCGATGCCCACCGCGGCCGACTGCTGCGAGATACGGTAGTCCTTGACGGGGTCCGCGCTTACGGGGGCCAGGGGCCAGAAGAAGTCATTCCTGTCTGCCCACCCGCTGATCCTTTCCTCTGACTCGCTTGGGTCAATGCCCACACCAATCAGGACAACGTCATCCTGGTAGTCGGGATAGAGTGATCGCAGATGCCGAAACTCGGCATTGCATGTCGGTCACCACGTTGTGAAGAAGTAGAGGAGAACCGGCGACCCCGCTGCCGTGACCTCGGACAGGTTGAACGACTCGCCCGCGACGGTCTCCACCGTGAAGTCCGGCGCCAGGTTGCCAACCTCGTGCCCGATGGGAGTGCTCGGCTCTGGCGCGGAGTCCGTCGTGGCCGTCACCGAGTCGGCAGTGGCGGGGCTGGAGTCCGTCGACACGGCTGCGTCGCTATCCGGAGCGGTGGCGGGCTCCGCGTCGCCGCACGCCGCCGCGGCCAGCAGGCAAAGGGCTGCCGCCGGCGCAAGAAGCGCGGACCACCAGCTCGTGCTCTGGGACCGGGGCCAACTTCGCTTCATCGTCACCTCCGTCGACACAAGCTATTTTGATTATAGGGCAACCCCGGCCTGAGTTGAGCATTCGGAGGGGGCAGCAGACCGAAAATTCGCCACCATCCCCTCGTTTCGCCGCCTTCCGAGGCCCCTCAATCATGAGTTTTCTGACCCTTGGCCTCTGTGGATTGAGAATTCGTATCAGTGGGCGCGGGACATTGTCCTGGGCGCTCCGCAATGTCGCTGAAGAGGATGAATGCTGCGGAAATCCCTTGGAAGAGGGAGGTTTCGTTTGCCAGGAAAATACCGGCTTTTGATGTGGTTGGATGGGTATCGGTAGACCTTGTATCATTCATTTGTAGTGGGTTGACATGGCTAGTCT of Chloroflexota bacterium contains these proteins:
- a CDS encoding redoxin domain-containing protein, whose product is MKRSWPRSQSTSWWSALLAPAAALCLLAAAACGDAEPATAPDSDAAVSTDSSPATADSVTATTDSAPEPSTPIGHEVGNLAPDFTVETVAGESFNLSEVTAAGSPVLLYFFTTW